A stretch of Arthrobacter sunyaminii DNA encodes these proteins:
- a CDS encoding dihydrofolate reductase family protein produces MVVRVDLNISLDGFATTTDQTPENPFGEDWSRLVGPYTATRTFRERVLHESGGGSTGVDDKYAAEYFDGIGAEIMGAGMFGLHNFPDDPSWQGWWGDETPFRYPVFILTHTTRAPIDMPDGTRFEFLAASPEEALERAVDAAGGEDVRIGGGPTVVKAFLEAGLVDRIHVGITPILLGRGINLWDGLRGLEDGYQASAEAADDGVTHLTFRR; encoded by the coding sequence ATGGTTGTCCGCGTTGATTTGAATATTTCCCTGGACGGGTTCGCCACCACCACCGACCAAACTCCGGAAAACCCGTTTGGTGAAGACTGGTCGCGGCTGGTGGGTCCGTACACCGCTACCCGGACGTTCCGGGAGCGTGTCCTGCATGAGTCCGGCGGAGGCAGCACCGGCGTGGACGACAAATACGCAGCCGAGTACTTCGACGGCATCGGCGCTGAAATCATGGGAGCGGGAATGTTCGGGCTGCACAACTTCCCCGACGACCCGTCCTGGCAGGGCTGGTGGGGCGACGAAACCCCGTTCCGCTACCCGGTCTTCATCCTTACCCACACCACCCGTGCACCCATCGACATGCCGGACGGAACAAGATTTGAGTTCCTGGCCGCGTCACCGGAAGAGGCGCTGGAACGGGCGGTTGATGCGGCCGGCGGCGAGGACGTGCGGATTGGCGGCGGTCCCACCGTGGTCAAAGCGTTCCTGGAAGCCGGGCTGGTGGACCGGATCCATGTAGGCATCACTCCGATCCTGCTGGGCCGCGGCATCAACCTCTGGGACGGCCTGCGCGGCCTGGAGGACGGCTACCAAGCCAGCGCCGAAGCAGCCGACGACGGCGTCACCCACCTGACCTTCCGGCGCTGA
- a CDS encoding phosphoribosylaminoimidazolesuccinocarboxamide synthase, whose protein sequence is MSAPELAGWTHVYSGKVRDLYVPADLSAPGAGEKVLVVASDRISAYDHVLSSIIPDKGRILTQLSLWWFDQLGNVPNHVISADEGVPAEVAGRAMICKKLDMYPVEAIARGYLTGSGLAEYRRSQTVCDVPLPAGLVDGSRIDPAIFTPSAKAEVGEHDENINYDAVVAAVGAETAAKIRDLTLDIYTAAEAIARSRGIILADTKVEFGLDPATGLVTLGDEVLTPDSSRFWDASLYEPGKAQPSFDKQYVRDWLTSPESGWDKASDTPPPALPADVVERTRSRYVEAYERLTGRTFT, encoded by the coding sequence ATGAGCGCCCCCGAACTGGCCGGTTGGACCCACGTCTATTCCGGAAAAGTCCGCGACCTGTACGTTCCTGCTGATCTGTCCGCACCGGGGGCGGGGGAGAAGGTCCTGGTGGTGGCCAGCGACCGGATCAGCGCCTATGACCATGTGCTGTCCAGCATCATTCCGGACAAGGGCCGGATCCTCACCCAGCTGAGCCTGTGGTGGTTCGACCAGCTCGGCAACGTCCCCAACCACGTCATTTCCGCTGATGAGGGTGTTCCTGCCGAAGTGGCCGGCCGGGCCATGATCTGCAAAAAACTGGACATGTACCCCGTGGAAGCCATTGCCCGCGGCTACCTGACCGGGTCCGGGCTGGCCGAGTACCGCCGGTCGCAGACGGTATGCGATGTGCCCCTGCCCGCGGGACTGGTTGACGGCTCACGGATCGACCCCGCGATCTTTACCCCGTCTGCGAAGGCCGAGGTGGGCGAGCATGACGAGAACATCAATTACGACGCCGTTGTGGCGGCTGTCGGTGCCGAAACGGCTGCGAAGATCCGCGACCTGACGCTGGACATCTACACTGCGGCCGAGGCCATTGCCCGGAGCCGCGGGATCATCCTGGCGGACACCAAGGTGGAGTTTGGGCTGGACCCCGCCACCGGCCTGGTGACATTGGGAGACGAGGTGCTGACCCCGGATTCCTCGCGGTTCTGGGACGCGTCCCTGTACGAGCCGGGCAAGGCCCAGCCGTCCTTCGACAAGCAGTACGTCCGGGACTGGCTGACCTCCCCTGAATCCGGCTGGGACAAGGCGTCGGACACTCCGCCGCCGGCCCTGCCCGCCGACGTCGTCGAGCGCACCCGCTCCCGCTACGTCGAGGCGTACGAGCGGCTGACCGGGCGGACTTTTACTTGA
- the purD gene encoding phosphoribosylamine--glycine ligase, producing MKVLVVGPGGREHALVRSLLADPYVREVHAAPGNAGIAQIVPVHPVNASSPEEVTALARSLDSDLVVIGPEAPLAAGVADALREAGIPVFGPSKAAAQLEASKAFAKQVMAAAGVPTAMARMASNPEEAADALDTFGAPYVVKDDGLAAGKGVVVTSDCDEALAHARACFDVGGTVVIEEFLDGPEVSLFVLSDGRNVVPLTPAQDFKRIFDGDGGPNTGGMGAYSPLAWVPADLVEDVVRRVAQPTIDEMAARGTPFVGVLYCGLALTSRGMRVIEFNARFGDPETQAVLARLKTPLGGLLMAAAKGELDAMEQLKWDPRTAVAVVVAAANYPDTPRTGDRIRGLKKAERLDGVHVLHAGTALNDDGKVVSAGGRVLAVVGLGTDLEAARALAYAGVQEIRLDGSQHRSDIALKALRGEVTVPAGSQSPAGRDVEGELA from the coding sequence GTGAAGGTTCTAGTTGTTGGCCCCGGCGGCCGCGAACACGCCCTTGTCCGATCCCTGCTGGCAGATCCGTACGTCCGCGAGGTGCACGCAGCCCCCGGAAACGCGGGCATCGCGCAGATAGTTCCGGTGCACCCGGTCAACGCGTCCAGCCCGGAGGAGGTGACGGCGCTGGCCCGCAGCCTCGACTCGGACCTGGTGGTGATCGGCCCTGAAGCTCCGCTCGCCGCCGGCGTGGCCGATGCCCTCCGCGAAGCAGGCATCCCCGTTTTCGGCCCCTCGAAGGCGGCCGCCCAGCTGGAGGCGTCCAAGGCTTTCGCCAAGCAGGTGATGGCAGCGGCGGGCGTTCCCACCGCCATGGCCCGGATGGCATCCAACCCGGAAGAGGCCGCCGACGCCCTGGACACTTTCGGCGCCCCCTACGTTGTCAAGGATGACGGGCTCGCCGCCGGCAAGGGAGTGGTGGTCACCTCTGACTGCGACGAGGCTCTGGCCCACGCCCGCGCCTGCTTCGATGTTGGCGGCACCGTGGTGATCGAAGAGTTCCTGGACGGCCCCGAGGTGTCCCTCTTTGTCCTCTCCGACGGCCGCAACGTGGTGCCGCTGACACCGGCACAGGATTTCAAGCGCATTTTTGACGGCGACGGCGGCCCCAACACCGGCGGAATGGGCGCCTACTCACCGCTGGCCTGGGTGCCGGCGGACCTTGTTGAGGACGTTGTCCGCCGCGTGGCCCAGCCTACGATCGATGAGATGGCGGCGCGGGGCACTCCGTTCGTTGGAGTTCTGTACTGCGGCCTTGCACTGACGTCACGCGGGATGCGGGTCATTGAGTTCAACGCGCGGTTCGGCGATCCGGAAACCCAGGCCGTGCTGGCCCGGTTGAAGACTCCGCTGGGCGGGTTGCTGATGGCCGCCGCGAAGGGCGAGTTGGATGCCATGGAACAGCTCAAATGGGATCCCCGGACGGCGGTTGCCGTGGTGGTTGCCGCCGCCAATTACCCGGACACGCCGCGCACCGGTGACCGGATCCGCGGATTAAAAAAGGCCGAAAGGCTCGACGGCGTGCACGTGCTGCATGCAGGCACCGCCCTCAATGATGACGGGAAAGTGGTGTCCGCGGGCGGGCGGGTGCTCGCCGTCGTCGGGCTGGGCACCGATCTGGAGGCAGCACGCGCGCTCGCCTATGCGGGGGTGCAGGAGATCCGGCTGGACGGCTCGCAGCACCGCAGCGACATCGCCCTGAAAGCACTGCGGGGTGAGGTCACGGTGCCCGCGGGCTCCCAGTCCCCCGCGGGCCGTGATGTGGAAGGAGAGCTGGCATGA